One genomic region from Bos indicus isolate NIAB-ARS_2022 breed Sahiwal x Tharparkar chromosome 17, NIAB-ARS_B.indTharparkar_mat_pri_1.0, whole genome shotgun sequence encodes:
- the PCDH10 gene encoding protocadherin-10 isoform X1 has protein sequence MIVLLFFALLWMVEGVFSQLHYTVQEEQEHGTFVGNIAEDLGLDITKLSARGFQTAPNSRTPYLDLNLETGVLYVNEKIDREQICKQSPSCVLHLEVFLENPLELFRVEIEVLDINDNPPSFPEPDLTVEISESATPGTRFPLESAFDPDVGTNSLRDYEITPNSYFSLDVQTQGDGNRFAELVLEKPLDREQQAVHRYVLTAVDGGGGGGGEGGGGGGGGGGLLPQQQRTGTALLTIRVLDSNDNVPAFDQPVYTVSLPENSPPGTLVIQLNATDPDEGQNGEVVYSFSSHISPRARELFGLSPRTGRLEVSGELDYEESPVYQVYVQAKDLGPNAVPAHCKVIVRVLDANDNAPEISFSTVKEAVSEGAAPGTVVALFSVTDRDSEENGQVQCELLGDVPFRLKSSFKNYYTIVTEAPLDREAGDSYTLTVVARDRGEPALSTSKSIQVQVSDVNDNAPRFSQPVYDVYVTENNVPGAYIYAVSATDRDEGANAQLAYSILECQIQGMSVFTYVSINSENGYLYALRSFDYEQLKDFSFQVEARDAGSPQALAGNATVNILIVDQNDNAPAIVAPLPGRNGTPAREVLPRSAEPGYLLTRVAAVDADDGENARLTYSIVRGNEMNLFRMDWRTGELRTARRVPAKRDPQRPYELVIEVRDHGQPPLSSTATLVVQLVDGAVEPQGGGGGGGGGSGEHQRPSRSGGGETSLDLTLILIIALGSVSFIFLLAMIVLAVRCQKEKKLNIYTCLASDCCLCCCCGSGGSTCCGRQARARKKKLSKSDIMLVQSSNVPSNPAQVPVEESGGFGSHHHNQNYCYQVCLTPESAKTDLMFLKPCSPSRSTDTEHNPCGAIVTGYTDQQPDIISNGSILSNETKHQRAELSYLVDRPRRVNSSAFQEADIVSSKDSGHGDSEQGDSDHDATNRGQSAGKKYDLSSLEITGMDLFSNCTEECKALGHSDRCWMPSFVPSDGRQAADYRSNLHVPGMDSVPDTEVFETPEAQPGAERSFSTFGKEKALHSTLERKELDGLLSNTRAPYKPPYLNHFHPFSYFVHWK, from the exons ATGATTGTGCTATTATTCTTTGCCTTGCTCTGGATGGTGGAAGGAGTCTTTTCCCAGCTTCACTACACGGTGCAGGAGGAGCAGGAACATGGCACTTTCGTGGGGAATATCGCTGAAGATCTGGGCTTGGACATTACAAAACTTTCGGCTCGCGGCTTTCAAACGGCTCCCAACTCTCGGACCCCTTACTTGGACCTCAACCTGGAGACCGGGGTGTTGTACGTGAATGAGAAGATTGACCGCGAGCAAATCTGCAAGCAGAGCCCCTCCTGCGTCCTGCACCTGGAGGTCttcctggagaaccccttggAGCTGTTCCGGGTGGAGATCGAGGTGCTGGACATCAACGACAATCCCCCCTCCTTCCCGGAGCCGGACCTGACCGTAGAGATCTCTGAGAGCGCCACGCCGGGCACCCGCTTCCCCTTGGAGAGCGCATTCGACCCAGACGTGGGTACCAACTCCTTGCGCGACTACGAGATCACCCCCAACAGCTACTTCTCCCTGGACGTGCAGACCCAGGGGGATGGCAACCGATTCGCCgagctggtgctggagaagcctctggaCCGAGAGCAGCAAGCGGTGCACCGCTACGTGCTGACCGCGGTGgacgggggaggagggggaggcggagaaggaggaggaggcggcggcgggggagggggcctgCTCCCCCAGCAGCAGCGCACCGGCACGGCCCTACTCACCATCCGAGTGCTGGACTCAAACGACAATGTGCCCGCCTTCGACCAACCCGTCTACACTGTGTCCCTACCAGAGAACTCGCCGCCTGGAACGCTCGTGATCCAGCTTAACGCCACAGACCCAGATGAGGGCCAGAATGGAGAGGTCGTGTACTCCTTCAGCAGCCACATTTCGCCCCGGGCACGCGAGCTCTTCGGACTCTCCCCTCGCACCGGGCGGTTGGAGGTGAGCGGCGAGCTGGACTACGAAGAGAGCCCGGTGTACCAAGTGTACGTTCAAGCCAAGGACCTGGGCCCCAACGCCGTGCCTGCGCACTGCAAGGTGATAGTGAGGGTGCTGGATGCTAACGACAACGCGCCGGAGATCAGCTTCAGCACCGTGAAGGAGGCGGTGAGCGAGGGCGCGGCGCCCGGCACGGTGGTGGCCTTGTTTAGTGTAACCGACCGCGACTCAGAGGAGAATGGGCAGGTGCAGTGCGAGCTGCTGGGGGATGTGCCGTTCCGCCTCAAGTCTTCCTTCAAGAACTACTATACCATCGTGACCGAGGCCCCTCTGGACCGAGAGGCGGGGGACTCCTACACCCTGACCGTGGTGGCTCGCGACCGGGGCGAGCCTGCACTCTCCACCAGTAAGTCCATCCAGGTGCAAGTGTCAGATGTGAACGACAACGCACCGCGCTTCAGCCAGCCGGTCTACGACGTGTATGTGACCGAAAACAACGTGCCAGGCGCCTACATCTACGCGGTGAGCGCCACAGACCGTGATGAGGGCGCCAACGCCCAGCTAGCCTACTCTATCCTGGAGTGCCAGATCCAGGGCATGAGCGTCTTCACTTACGTGTCCATCAACTCCGAGAACGGCTACCTGTATGCCCTGCGCTCCTTCGACTATGAACAGCTCAAGGACTTCAGCTTCCAAGTGGAAGCGCGGGACGCCGGTAGCCCCCAGGCACTGGCTGGCAACGCCACGGTCAACATCCTCATCGTGGATCAGAACGACAACGCTCCTGCTATCGTAGCCCCCCTTCCGGGGCGCAACGGGACTCCGGCGCGCGAGGTGCTGCCCCGCTCGGCTGAGCCCGGTTACCTGCTGACCCGCGTGGCCGCGGTGGACGCAGATGACGGCGAGAACGCCCGGCTCACCTACAGCATTGTGAGGGGTAACGAAATGAACCTCTTCCGCATGGATTGGCGCACCGGGGAGCTCCGTACAGCGCGCCGGGTGCCAGCCAAGCGCGACCCCCAGCGGCCTTACGAACTGGTGATCGAGGTGCGCGACCACGGGCaacctcccctgtcctccaccgcCACCTTGGTGGTGCAGCTGGTGGATGGCGCTGTCGAGCcccagggcgggggcgggggcgggggcggggggtcagGAGAGCACCAGCGCCCCAGCCGCTCCGGCGGCGGGGAGACGTCGCTGGACCTCACCCTTATCCTCATCATCGCGCTGGGCTCGGTATCCTTCATCTTCCTTCTGGCCATGATCGTGCTTGCCGTGCgttgccagaaagagaaaaagctgaATATTTACACGTGTCTGGCCAGCGactgctgcctctgctgctgctgtggcagCGGGGGGTCGACCTGCTGTGGCCGCCAAGCCCGGGCGCGCAAGAAGAAACTCAGCAAGTCGGACATCATGCTGGTTCAAAGCTCCAACGTACCCAGTAACCCGGCCCAGGTGCCGGTGGAGGAGTCCGGGGGCTTTGGCTCCCATCACCACAACCAGAATTACTGCTACCAGGTCTGCCTGACCCCCGAGTCCGCCAAAACCGACCTGATGTTCCTTAAGCCCTGCAGCCCATCGCGGAGTACGGACACTGAGCACAACCCCTGCGGGGCCATCGTCACCGGTTACACAGACCAGCAGCCCGACATCATCTCCAACGGAAGCATTTTGTCCAACGAG actAAACACCAGCGAGCAGAGCTCAGCTATCTAGTTGACAGACCTCGCCGAGTTAACAG TTCTGCATTCCAGGAAGCCGACATAGTAAGCTCTAAGGACAGTGGTCATGGAGACAGTGAACAGGGAGATAGTGATCATGACGCCACCAACCGCGGCCAGTCAGCTG gaaaaaaatatgactTATCATCATTAGAAATTACAG GTATGGATCTCTTCTCCAACTGCACTGAGGAATGTAAAGCACTTGGCCACTCAGATCGGTGCTGGATGCCCTCCTTTGTCCCTTCTGATGGACGCCAGGCTGCTGATTATCGTAGCAATCTGCATGTTCCTGGCATGGACTCTGTTCCAGACACTGAAGTGTTTGAAACTCCAGAAGCCCAGCCCGGGGCGGAGAGGTCCTTCTCCACCTTCGGCAAAGAGAAGGCCCTTCACAGCACCCTGGAGAGGAAGGAGCTGGATGGACTGCTGTCTAATACACGAGCGCCTTACAAACCACCATATTTGA AtcattttcatcctttttcttattttgtacaTTGGAAGTAA
- the PCDH10 gene encoding protocadherin-10 isoform X3, with amino-acid sequence MIVLLFFALLWMVEGVFSQLHYTVQEEQEHGTFVGNIAEDLGLDITKLSARGFQTAPNSRTPYLDLNLETGVLYVNEKIDREQICKQSPSCVLHLEVFLENPLELFRVEIEVLDINDNPPSFPEPDLTVEISESATPGTRFPLESAFDPDVGTNSLRDYEITPNSYFSLDVQTQGDGNRFAELVLEKPLDREQQAVHRYVLTAVDGGGGGGGEGGGGGGGGGGLLPQQQRTGTALLTIRVLDSNDNVPAFDQPVYTVSLPENSPPGTLVIQLNATDPDEGQNGEVVYSFSSHISPRARELFGLSPRTGRLEVSGELDYEESPVYQVYVQAKDLGPNAVPAHCKVIVRVLDANDNAPEISFSTVKEAVSEGAAPGTVVALFSVTDRDSEENGQVQCELLGDVPFRLKSSFKNYYTIVTEAPLDREAGDSYTLTVVARDRGEPALSTSKSIQVQVSDVNDNAPRFSQPVYDVYVTENNVPGAYIYAVSATDRDEGANAQLAYSILECQIQGMSVFTYVSINSENGYLYALRSFDYEQLKDFSFQVEARDAGSPQALAGNATVNILIVDQNDNAPAIVAPLPGRNGTPAREVLPRSAEPGYLLTRVAAVDADDGENARLTYSIVRGNEMNLFRMDWRTGELRTARRVPAKRDPQRPYELVIEVRDHGQPPLSSTATLVVQLVDGAVEPQGGGGGGGGGSGEHQRPSRSGGGETSLDLTLILIIALGSVSFIFLLAMIVLAVRCQKEKKLNIYTCLASDCCLCCCCGSGGSTCCGRQARARKKKLSKSDIMLVQSSNVPSNPAQVPVEESGGFGSHHHNQNYCYQVCLTPESAKTDLMFLKPCSPSRSTDTEHNPCGAIVTGYTDQQPDIISNGSILSNETKHQRAELSYLVDRPRRVNSSAFQEADIVSSKDSGHGDSEQGDSDHDATNRGQSAGMDLFSNCTEECKALGHSDRCWMPSFVPSDGRQAADYRSNLHVPGMDSVPDTEVFETPEAQPGAERSFSTFGKEKALHSTLERKELDGLLSNTRAPYKPPYLNHFHPFSYFVHWK; translated from the exons ATGATTGTGCTATTATTCTTTGCCTTGCTCTGGATGGTGGAAGGAGTCTTTTCCCAGCTTCACTACACGGTGCAGGAGGAGCAGGAACATGGCACTTTCGTGGGGAATATCGCTGAAGATCTGGGCTTGGACATTACAAAACTTTCGGCTCGCGGCTTTCAAACGGCTCCCAACTCTCGGACCCCTTACTTGGACCTCAACCTGGAGACCGGGGTGTTGTACGTGAATGAGAAGATTGACCGCGAGCAAATCTGCAAGCAGAGCCCCTCCTGCGTCCTGCACCTGGAGGTCttcctggagaaccccttggAGCTGTTCCGGGTGGAGATCGAGGTGCTGGACATCAACGACAATCCCCCCTCCTTCCCGGAGCCGGACCTGACCGTAGAGATCTCTGAGAGCGCCACGCCGGGCACCCGCTTCCCCTTGGAGAGCGCATTCGACCCAGACGTGGGTACCAACTCCTTGCGCGACTACGAGATCACCCCCAACAGCTACTTCTCCCTGGACGTGCAGACCCAGGGGGATGGCAACCGATTCGCCgagctggtgctggagaagcctctggaCCGAGAGCAGCAAGCGGTGCACCGCTACGTGCTGACCGCGGTGgacgggggaggagggggaggcggagaaggaggaggaggcggcggcgggggagggggcctgCTCCCCCAGCAGCAGCGCACCGGCACGGCCCTACTCACCATCCGAGTGCTGGACTCAAACGACAATGTGCCCGCCTTCGACCAACCCGTCTACACTGTGTCCCTACCAGAGAACTCGCCGCCTGGAACGCTCGTGATCCAGCTTAACGCCACAGACCCAGATGAGGGCCAGAATGGAGAGGTCGTGTACTCCTTCAGCAGCCACATTTCGCCCCGGGCACGCGAGCTCTTCGGACTCTCCCCTCGCACCGGGCGGTTGGAGGTGAGCGGCGAGCTGGACTACGAAGAGAGCCCGGTGTACCAAGTGTACGTTCAAGCCAAGGACCTGGGCCCCAACGCCGTGCCTGCGCACTGCAAGGTGATAGTGAGGGTGCTGGATGCTAACGACAACGCGCCGGAGATCAGCTTCAGCACCGTGAAGGAGGCGGTGAGCGAGGGCGCGGCGCCCGGCACGGTGGTGGCCTTGTTTAGTGTAACCGACCGCGACTCAGAGGAGAATGGGCAGGTGCAGTGCGAGCTGCTGGGGGATGTGCCGTTCCGCCTCAAGTCTTCCTTCAAGAACTACTATACCATCGTGACCGAGGCCCCTCTGGACCGAGAGGCGGGGGACTCCTACACCCTGACCGTGGTGGCTCGCGACCGGGGCGAGCCTGCACTCTCCACCAGTAAGTCCATCCAGGTGCAAGTGTCAGATGTGAACGACAACGCACCGCGCTTCAGCCAGCCGGTCTACGACGTGTATGTGACCGAAAACAACGTGCCAGGCGCCTACATCTACGCGGTGAGCGCCACAGACCGTGATGAGGGCGCCAACGCCCAGCTAGCCTACTCTATCCTGGAGTGCCAGATCCAGGGCATGAGCGTCTTCACTTACGTGTCCATCAACTCCGAGAACGGCTACCTGTATGCCCTGCGCTCCTTCGACTATGAACAGCTCAAGGACTTCAGCTTCCAAGTGGAAGCGCGGGACGCCGGTAGCCCCCAGGCACTGGCTGGCAACGCCACGGTCAACATCCTCATCGTGGATCAGAACGACAACGCTCCTGCTATCGTAGCCCCCCTTCCGGGGCGCAACGGGACTCCGGCGCGCGAGGTGCTGCCCCGCTCGGCTGAGCCCGGTTACCTGCTGACCCGCGTGGCCGCGGTGGACGCAGATGACGGCGAGAACGCCCGGCTCACCTACAGCATTGTGAGGGGTAACGAAATGAACCTCTTCCGCATGGATTGGCGCACCGGGGAGCTCCGTACAGCGCGCCGGGTGCCAGCCAAGCGCGACCCCCAGCGGCCTTACGAACTGGTGATCGAGGTGCGCGACCACGGGCaacctcccctgtcctccaccgcCACCTTGGTGGTGCAGCTGGTGGATGGCGCTGTCGAGCcccagggcgggggcgggggcgggggcggggggtcagGAGAGCACCAGCGCCCCAGCCGCTCCGGCGGCGGGGAGACGTCGCTGGACCTCACCCTTATCCTCATCATCGCGCTGGGCTCGGTATCCTTCATCTTCCTTCTGGCCATGATCGTGCTTGCCGTGCgttgccagaaagagaaaaagctgaATATTTACACGTGTCTGGCCAGCGactgctgcctctgctgctgctgtggcagCGGGGGGTCGACCTGCTGTGGCCGCCAAGCCCGGGCGCGCAAGAAGAAACTCAGCAAGTCGGACATCATGCTGGTTCAAAGCTCCAACGTACCCAGTAACCCGGCCCAGGTGCCGGTGGAGGAGTCCGGGGGCTTTGGCTCCCATCACCACAACCAGAATTACTGCTACCAGGTCTGCCTGACCCCCGAGTCCGCCAAAACCGACCTGATGTTCCTTAAGCCCTGCAGCCCATCGCGGAGTACGGACACTGAGCACAACCCCTGCGGGGCCATCGTCACCGGTTACACAGACCAGCAGCCCGACATCATCTCCAACGGAAGCATTTTGTCCAACGAG actAAACACCAGCGAGCAGAGCTCAGCTATCTAGTTGACAGACCTCGCCGAGTTAACAG TTCTGCATTCCAGGAAGCCGACATAGTAAGCTCTAAGGACAGTGGTCATGGAGACAGTGAACAGGGAGATAGTGATCATGACGCCACCAACCGCGGCCAGTCAGCTG GTATGGATCTCTTCTCCAACTGCACTGAGGAATGTAAAGCACTTGGCCACTCAGATCGGTGCTGGATGCCCTCCTTTGTCCCTTCTGATGGACGCCAGGCTGCTGATTATCGTAGCAATCTGCATGTTCCTGGCATGGACTCTGTTCCAGACACTGAAGTGTTTGAAACTCCAGAAGCCCAGCCCGGGGCGGAGAGGTCCTTCTCCACCTTCGGCAAAGAGAAGGCCCTTCACAGCACCCTGGAGAGGAAGGAGCTGGATGGACTGCTGTCTAATACACGAGCGCCTTACAAACCACCATATTTGA AtcattttcatcctttttcttattttgtacaTTGGAAGTAA
- the PCDH10 gene encoding protocadherin-10 isoform X2, producing the protein MIVLLFFALLWMVEGVFSQLHYTVQEEQEHGTFVGNIAEDLGLDITKLSARGFQTAPNSRTPYLDLNLETGVLYVNEKIDREQICKQSPSCVLHLEVFLENPLELFRVEIEVLDINDNPPSFPEPDLTVEISESATPGTRFPLESAFDPDVGTNSLRDYEITPNSYFSLDVQTQGDGNRFAELVLEKPLDREQQAVHRYVLTAVDGGGGGGGEGGGGGGGGGGLLPQQQRTGTALLTIRVLDSNDNVPAFDQPVYTVSLPENSPPGTLVIQLNATDPDEGQNGEVVYSFSSHISPRARELFGLSPRTGRLEVSGELDYEESPVYQVYVQAKDLGPNAVPAHCKVIVRVLDANDNAPEISFSTVKEAVSEGAAPGTVVALFSVTDRDSEENGQVQCELLGDVPFRLKSSFKNYYTIVTEAPLDREAGDSYTLTVVARDRGEPALSTSKSIQVQVSDVNDNAPRFSQPVYDVYVTENNVPGAYIYAVSATDRDEGANAQLAYSILECQIQGMSVFTYVSINSENGYLYALRSFDYEQLKDFSFQVEARDAGSPQALAGNATVNILIVDQNDNAPAIVAPLPGRNGTPAREVLPRSAEPGYLLTRVAAVDADDGENARLTYSIVRGNEMNLFRMDWRTGELRTARRVPAKRDPQRPYELVIEVRDHGQPPLSSTATLVVQLVDGAVEPQGGGGGGGGGSGEHQRPSRSGGGETSLDLTLILIIALGSVSFIFLLAMIVLAVRCQKEKKLNIYTCLASDCCLCCCCGSGGSTCCGRQARARKKKLSKSDIMLVQSSNVPSNPAQVPVEESGGFGSHHHNQNYCYQVCLTPESAKTDLMFLKPCSPSRSTDTEHNPCGAIVTGYTDQQPDIISNGSILSNETKHQRAELSYLVDRPRRVNSSAFQEADIVSSKDSGHGDSEQGDSDHDATNRGQSAGKKYDLSSLEITGMDLFSNCTEECKALGHSDRCWMPSFVPSDGRQAADYRSNLHVPGMDSVPDTEVFETPEAQPGAERSFSTFGKEKALHSTLERKELDGLLSNTRAPYKPPYLTRKRIC; encoded by the exons ATGATTGTGCTATTATTCTTTGCCTTGCTCTGGATGGTGGAAGGAGTCTTTTCCCAGCTTCACTACACGGTGCAGGAGGAGCAGGAACATGGCACTTTCGTGGGGAATATCGCTGAAGATCTGGGCTTGGACATTACAAAACTTTCGGCTCGCGGCTTTCAAACGGCTCCCAACTCTCGGACCCCTTACTTGGACCTCAACCTGGAGACCGGGGTGTTGTACGTGAATGAGAAGATTGACCGCGAGCAAATCTGCAAGCAGAGCCCCTCCTGCGTCCTGCACCTGGAGGTCttcctggagaaccccttggAGCTGTTCCGGGTGGAGATCGAGGTGCTGGACATCAACGACAATCCCCCCTCCTTCCCGGAGCCGGACCTGACCGTAGAGATCTCTGAGAGCGCCACGCCGGGCACCCGCTTCCCCTTGGAGAGCGCATTCGACCCAGACGTGGGTACCAACTCCTTGCGCGACTACGAGATCACCCCCAACAGCTACTTCTCCCTGGACGTGCAGACCCAGGGGGATGGCAACCGATTCGCCgagctggtgctggagaagcctctggaCCGAGAGCAGCAAGCGGTGCACCGCTACGTGCTGACCGCGGTGgacgggggaggagggggaggcggagaaggaggaggaggcggcggcgggggagggggcctgCTCCCCCAGCAGCAGCGCACCGGCACGGCCCTACTCACCATCCGAGTGCTGGACTCAAACGACAATGTGCCCGCCTTCGACCAACCCGTCTACACTGTGTCCCTACCAGAGAACTCGCCGCCTGGAACGCTCGTGATCCAGCTTAACGCCACAGACCCAGATGAGGGCCAGAATGGAGAGGTCGTGTACTCCTTCAGCAGCCACATTTCGCCCCGGGCACGCGAGCTCTTCGGACTCTCCCCTCGCACCGGGCGGTTGGAGGTGAGCGGCGAGCTGGACTACGAAGAGAGCCCGGTGTACCAAGTGTACGTTCAAGCCAAGGACCTGGGCCCCAACGCCGTGCCTGCGCACTGCAAGGTGATAGTGAGGGTGCTGGATGCTAACGACAACGCGCCGGAGATCAGCTTCAGCACCGTGAAGGAGGCGGTGAGCGAGGGCGCGGCGCCCGGCACGGTGGTGGCCTTGTTTAGTGTAACCGACCGCGACTCAGAGGAGAATGGGCAGGTGCAGTGCGAGCTGCTGGGGGATGTGCCGTTCCGCCTCAAGTCTTCCTTCAAGAACTACTATACCATCGTGACCGAGGCCCCTCTGGACCGAGAGGCGGGGGACTCCTACACCCTGACCGTGGTGGCTCGCGACCGGGGCGAGCCTGCACTCTCCACCAGTAAGTCCATCCAGGTGCAAGTGTCAGATGTGAACGACAACGCACCGCGCTTCAGCCAGCCGGTCTACGACGTGTATGTGACCGAAAACAACGTGCCAGGCGCCTACATCTACGCGGTGAGCGCCACAGACCGTGATGAGGGCGCCAACGCCCAGCTAGCCTACTCTATCCTGGAGTGCCAGATCCAGGGCATGAGCGTCTTCACTTACGTGTCCATCAACTCCGAGAACGGCTACCTGTATGCCCTGCGCTCCTTCGACTATGAACAGCTCAAGGACTTCAGCTTCCAAGTGGAAGCGCGGGACGCCGGTAGCCCCCAGGCACTGGCTGGCAACGCCACGGTCAACATCCTCATCGTGGATCAGAACGACAACGCTCCTGCTATCGTAGCCCCCCTTCCGGGGCGCAACGGGACTCCGGCGCGCGAGGTGCTGCCCCGCTCGGCTGAGCCCGGTTACCTGCTGACCCGCGTGGCCGCGGTGGACGCAGATGACGGCGAGAACGCCCGGCTCACCTACAGCATTGTGAGGGGTAACGAAATGAACCTCTTCCGCATGGATTGGCGCACCGGGGAGCTCCGTACAGCGCGCCGGGTGCCAGCCAAGCGCGACCCCCAGCGGCCTTACGAACTGGTGATCGAGGTGCGCGACCACGGGCaacctcccctgtcctccaccgcCACCTTGGTGGTGCAGCTGGTGGATGGCGCTGTCGAGCcccagggcgggggcgggggcgggggcggggggtcagGAGAGCACCAGCGCCCCAGCCGCTCCGGCGGCGGGGAGACGTCGCTGGACCTCACCCTTATCCTCATCATCGCGCTGGGCTCGGTATCCTTCATCTTCCTTCTGGCCATGATCGTGCTTGCCGTGCgttgccagaaagagaaaaagctgaATATTTACACGTGTCTGGCCAGCGactgctgcctctgctgctgctgtggcagCGGGGGGTCGACCTGCTGTGGCCGCCAAGCCCGGGCGCGCAAGAAGAAACTCAGCAAGTCGGACATCATGCTGGTTCAAAGCTCCAACGTACCCAGTAACCCGGCCCAGGTGCCGGTGGAGGAGTCCGGGGGCTTTGGCTCCCATCACCACAACCAGAATTACTGCTACCAGGTCTGCCTGACCCCCGAGTCCGCCAAAACCGACCTGATGTTCCTTAAGCCCTGCAGCCCATCGCGGAGTACGGACACTGAGCACAACCCCTGCGGGGCCATCGTCACCGGTTACACAGACCAGCAGCCCGACATCATCTCCAACGGAAGCATTTTGTCCAACGAG actAAACACCAGCGAGCAGAGCTCAGCTATCTAGTTGACAGACCTCGCCGAGTTAACAG TTCTGCATTCCAGGAAGCCGACATAGTAAGCTCTAAGGACAGTGGTCATGGAGACAGTGAACAGGGAGATAGTGATCATGACGCCACCAACCGCGGCCAGTCAGCTG gaaaaaaatatgactTATCATCATTAGAAATTACAG GTATGGATCTCTTCTCCAACTGCACTGAGGAATGTAAAGCACTTGGCCACTCAGATCGGTGCTGGATGCCCTCCTTTGTCCCTTCTGATGGACGCCAGGCTGCTGATTATCGTAGCAATCTGCATGTTCCTGGCATGGACTCTGTTCCAGACACTGAAGTGTTTGAAACTCCAGAAGCCCAGCCCGGGGCGGAGAGGTCCTTCTCCACCTTCGGCAAAGAGAAGGCCCTTCACAGCACCCTGGAGAGGAAGGAGCTGGATGGACTGCTGTCTAATACACGAGCGCCTTACAAACCACCATATTTGA